The Actinomycetota bacterium region GAGTCTTTGCTGCAAGACGCCGGAGCCCGGCTGAATGCAGGACGCGCGCTCGATCGCGCGCGAAGGGACTGCGCACTGATTCCTTGATTGGTTCTGAGACGTACCGCACACTCGCGGATTCGTCATAACCCGGCGGAAGACTCATCAGTACGACTTTAGCGGTGCGCCGTCCACCCAATCTCCCGCACAAGTGTGAGCATTGAGAACGTGAGTGCACCCCCCGCTACATCCTCACGCCATGGGTCTCTTCGACCAGCAATGCGAACCAAGCGCGGTTGGATCACGGCGGGAATCACGATCTCCCTCGCTTTGGTTCTGCTCATCCCAATTGGTGCCGCAATGCAGATCGTCTTCACCGCTCAGTTCGATGATCGAAGCCCAACACAGGCCATCATCTTGATGGATCCCACGCGATTCTGGGGCGACGACCCTGCAGTTATGGCCTCTCGGGCCGACCATGCTGCAGATCTCTACAACACGGGGGTTGCCCCGGTCATCATGCTCACTGGGCGTGCCCGAACTGCAGACATAGAACGCAAACTTCTTCGCGCTCGCAGCGTGCCTGACCAAGACATCGTCAGTTTCACCACATCCATGGACACCCTTGGCTCTTTGCAGATGATCGC contains the following coding sequences:
- a CDS encoding YdcF family protein, which produces MSAPPATSSRHGSLRPAMRTKRGWITAGITISLALVLLIPIGAAMQIVFTAQFDDRSPTQAIILMDPTRFWGDDPAVMASRADHAADLYNTGVAPVIMLTGRARTADIERKLLRARSVPDQDIVSFTTSMDTLGSLQMIAAVMSDLGWSSATIVTDPPNAARASAIASGFGIDAHLSPAISGPGSAMTSDYVGRETAALMRYYLISRWTQPELVKAPHS